In the Mya arenaria isolate MELC-2E11 chromosome 11, ASM2691426v1 genome, one interval contains:
- the LOC128208846 gene encoding retinol dehydrogenase 13-like → MKLSSIKVPRSYVVISSLGAGFGGIVLLKDYLGGKKFDDDNQDMYGKSVIVTGANSGIGKQTARLLSKKGARVIMACRNIDACTAAREEIYDETINPSLECRELNLASSQSIRKFVDQIKREKRNVDVLINNAGTMCGPRDTTNDGFEWQLGVNYLGPFLLTLLLLDKLKASPQGRIINVVSPFFKKSEINFDDLNSVETYQPKIAYGQSKLALVLFSQELARRLEGTKVTVNCVNPGVCKTSISRHLPVSQSMLGGLVTPILWVFCKSAFQGAQTPVFLAVDTSLDKTTGKYFSDMKEDKLSENALDEKVAQRLWMISEKWTKLNTSL, encoded by the exons ATGAAGTTGTCATCTATAAAAGTACCAAGAAGCTACGTTGTTATCAGCAGTCTTGGGGCAGGCTTTGGCGGAATTGTTCTTTTAAA GGATTATTTGGGAGGCAAAAAGTTTGATGATGACAACCAAGATATGTATGGGAAGAGTGTTATTGTCACTGGGGCAAACTCTGGCATTGGCAAGCAGACAGCAAGACTCTTGTCAAAGAAAG GGGCTCGTGTGATTATGGCATGTAGAAACATTGACGCATGTACAGCTGCCAGGGAAGAGATTTACGATGAAACAATCAACCCAAGCCTTGAGTGCCGAGAACTCAACCTTGCATCCTCTCAGTCTATACGCAAGTTTGTGGATCAAATTAAGAGAG agaaaagaaatgttgatgttttaatcAACAATGCTGGAACCATGTGTGGGCCCCGTGACACAACTAATGATGGTTTTGAGTGGCAGCTCGGAGTTAACTATTTAG gaCCATTTCTACTGACATTACTCTTACTGGACAAATTGAAGGCATCACCCCAAGGAAGAATTATTAATGTTGTGAGTCCATTTTTCAAGAAGAGTGAAATAAACTTTGATGATCTGAACAGTGTGGAAACCTACCAGCCCAAGATAGCGTATGGGCAGAGTAAGCTGGCCCTAGTGTTGTTCTCTCAAGAGCTAGCAAGAAGGCTAGAAG GAACCAAAGTGACAGTGAACTGTGTGAACCCAGGCGTATGTAAGACAAGCATCAGTCGCCACCTGCCCGTGTCCCAGTCCATGCTGGGCGGGCTCGTTACACCTATCCTCTGGGTGTTTTGCAAGAGTGCTTTCCAGGGTGCCCAGACACCCGTCTTCCTGGCTGTGGACACGTCACTGGATAAAACGACTGGCAAATACTTCAG TGATATGAAGGAAGATAAGTTGAGTGAGAATGCCTTGGATGAGAAAGTGGCACAGAGACTATGGATGATCAGTGAGAAGTGGACAAAGCTGAACACCTctttatga